A region of the Silene latifolia isolate original U9 population chromosome 9, ASM4854445v1, whole genome shotgun sequence genome:
GAGCCGTCACATACAATGAGTCAGTCTCATGCATCATATCGTAATCTCCCTTTAATTTGTTAGACACAGTTGTGTAGAGAAAGTTAACCCGAGCAAATGTTCTTCTAACAAAAGAAATGACTGTGTATTTTAGACGAACATTGGTACATTCAGTATCTCACCTGTATTTCATCAAGTCTGAAAAGAAAATCCAGCTGTTTTTTCCTTCATCTAGATAAGCAAAGGGTTGGTTAACAAGGCATTACCTCAATCAATCTCGATGGGTGTTCACTCAATCGATTAATGATTATCTGATCTTAGTTTATTAAGCATGTTCATTTACTGATTATGAGTCTATATGATACTCCGGTACAATTCTGCGTTCAATATCATATTGTCTGAACAATAAAGCGCTACAGAAAGAAAAGAAACTAGGAAGCCTGGTGATCGGTCTAAGGCTAATGCGGGCTTTCAACTGTATGAATATAACGGAAAACATCAAGTACAATTGTTATCAGATTCACTATACAAACATGCAATATTTCAAGTTTGAGTCACAAAAGAATACTTCTAAACTATTGCTCCAGTTTAAGGATGTCGCCGGGTAAGCTAGCTGATCTGAAAGCGACGTGAACCTTCAAGGTTTCAGAGAGAGATCCTAATTGTTTAGGTAGAATCTAGCTCTATAAACTTAATTTGTGGGACATAAAACCAATAACAGTCGAATTAAACGTATCAATGAGAAATCATCTCATTTGAGAATCTGTTATCGTTTTGCAGGAGACGCAACCGTAAATGTTGCAGGAAAGCAAATAAATTTAGGCAAAGAGCTGAAAACAAAGACTAGAAACTCTAATATTTCTATAATTCTGGTTCAAACATTACATCAAgtaataaaacatattaatgaggCCAACTGCTAACTACATCTGAATTCATTAAACTGAGGTCCAAAAAATATTCCCAACTAAACTGTACTCTGACTCAAAATCAATACCAGTACTCATAGCAGTCACATGGATGCTTAATTCAGGTACACTCTTTTTTGTATAAAGATGCATAAACAAGACTGCATTAACATTATAATCCATCCTTATTGTCCCACACACTCACATTTTGTTTGTTTTCAGCAAAGGCTCACCCACCCCACCAACCATCACAAACCCAACAAAAAAAAGGCAAAAAACTGCtcttcacacacacacacacacccacaCACATCTGAGTCTGTATGGTGGGAACCAAATTTCTGTCAAAATGTAATTATAAAAAAGGACATAGGGTCGATAATGAATTTGAGAGACTCGGTTCTGAATATCAATTTGAGTGACATATTTTCAGAAAATCAAATTTGGGACTTGCATTATTAAGACAATAAGACAGACAGACAGACATTTAGGCCCTCAAAATTTTGAGCCCCGGTTCTGAGAATCTTTTCAACTGCACAGAAAAGGACATAATATTTTGGCATTCCCATTGAAGACGAGTATATCCGTTTTAACTTTAAGACGGATCAAATATGCCCATGCAGATTGAATCAGATAAAAGGAGAATAAATTGGGAAAAACATTTGTCTTATATGTCAATGTGGGatgatatttgacccgttttactATTAAGATAGATATCACTAgctgtaatatttttttttttctcaatttgAAGCAAGCCCAAATGAcaattttatataataaaatgATATTTTCATGAGTTTGTGGTAATGATAGTTAATTAAgtaaaatgaaattaattaagTAGGTTTTAAGTCTTGAAACATAGCATCCCACCTGATTTCTTCAAGAGTTGGACTCCAATACTGATCATCAACATCTTCTTCATGATCATCATCAGGAAGTTTATCCTCCTTGTTTTGCTGAAGATCATACATCAAAGGACTAGAGAAAGTATCAAGCTTTGGTGTTGACACAACCATATGATCATCCTCACCCATATAATCACCATTAGTAATCATTAATCTTTCTtgattatcatcattattattgttgttcttcaTCACCAACTTTCTATTGTTCTTCACCATCATTGCTCTCTTCCACCTTGTGCTATAACTTATAGCACTACCCTTGTTAATCCTCatcatactattattattattattgtttttgttcGGAACGACGATTATTGCTCTATCTTCATCCCTAGGATGCACCAAAGTTGCTATGTAATTTGTCAAAGATTTCTTGGTTTTTTTCAAAACAAAGAGAAGTTTTGAAATGGGATGTTTTAGAACATGGTTTTTAGGCTCTTTTTTAGCAAGTTTGAGAATTTCTAGCCTATGTTTGGCTATTGAAATCCCCATGCTTTGAAGAAATTCATGGTTGAAGTAGACTATGTCTTCTTCCTCTAGCTCATTGTTTGCAAATGCTAACCCATATTCATACACTAATGATGGCTCTAATCCTGTTTTTGTTAGCCAACTAAACCAATCCATTCTAGCCTATATCGAACTGGAAAATGAGATAGCGCTACCTGATAAACCGGAGAGTCTTAGGTGGTAGCTCAATATTTGGTGTATGGAACAACTAGTGTGTTAATATGATTTGTTTAATTTGGTTGATGAAATGAGTAGAGAGTTGTTGGTAAAGAAGCAAATAAAAGGATATATGTGGAGGGTTTTGCACTAGATTACTTGCTTGCTTGTTGATGTGGGGATTTTGGCTTTAATGAAGTAAGGATTTTCTGACTTTTGTTTTGGTACGCACTTGGAAAATAAAGGGCAGTTGAAACTTGAGAATGACTAAAGTCTAAAGATAAAGAAATGGGAATGGTAGAATAAAGGGCGCTACATTACCGGTATGATTGTATCAAGACCAATTCTCATCGAAGACGGACACTTTTCGTCAT
Encoded here:
- the LOC141599698 gene encoding uncharacterized protein LOC141599698, whose amino-acid sequence is MDWFSWLTKTGLEPSLVYEYGLAFANNELEEEDIVYFNHEFLQSMGISIAKHRLEILKLAKKEPKNHVLKHPISKLLFVLKKTKKSLTNYIATLVHPRDEDRAIIVVPNKNNNNNNSMMRINKGSAISYSTRWKRAMMVKNNRKLVMKNNNNNDDNQERLMITNGDYMGEDDHMVVSTPKLDTFSSPLMYDLQQNKEDKLPDDDHEEDVDDQYWSPTLEEIRWDAMFQDLKPT